Sequence from the Chloroflexota bacterium genome:
CTCGTCGCCCCGGGCCAGCTATTATCCTTTGACGCGATCAAGGAGGAGATGGCCGGATGGCGGCTCGCGTGTTGGTGCCCCTCGATGGATCTGATCTCGCGGCCCGGGCGATACCGTGGGCGCGCGAGCTTGCCACGGCGATCGGCGCCGACGTCGAGCTGTTGGAGGTGGTGCCTGTCGACTCGAACTCGCAAGAGGGGCTGCTGGCGGCGGGCGAAGAAACGGAGGCTCTTCGCCGCGGCCGCGCGCTGATGCTGGACGGCGGGCGGGTCGAGTGCCGGGTCATCCACGGATCACCGGCCGACAGCATCGTGGCGCGGGCGGCGGCCAGCGGCGCCGAGCTGATCGTGATGGCGAGCCATGGACGCGGCGGGGTCATCCGTGCCGTGCTGGGGAGCGTCACGGCCGACGTGCTGCGCCAATCGCCTGCGCCCGTGCTGGTCGTCCGCGCGAACCTCGCGGCCGTGGCGCGGCCGCCTCGGCGTATTCTCGTCGCGCTGGACGGCACCGATCTGTCCGAGTCCATCATTCGCAGAACCTTGCCCCTCATCCAGCGGCTCGGCGCGACGGTGGTCCTGTGCTCGGTCGCGAGCCTGCCCCCGCAGGCGATCCCGGTGCAGGGGGCAATGATCCCGGTGCCCGCGGGCGAGGTTCACACGCCGGCCGAGCGCGCGGACTACGTCGACCGCGTCGCGAGCCAGATGCGCGATCAGTCGCTCGTCGTGGAAGCGCGGGTTGGGGTCGGGGATCCGGCCGGCGTGATCGCGAGCACGGCGGCGGACGCCGGCGTCGACGTCATCGCCATGGCCACCCATGGCCGAAGCGGGCTGGAACGCTGGGCGCTCGGCAGCGTCACGGAGGTCGTCATTCGCGACGCGGGGGTTCCGGTCCTTGCTGTTCACCCCGTGCCGCCGGATTCAGCCTCCTGAGTCCGCGCTGACGAATGTCACTTTGAACAGCTTGGGCCAAAGCTTGCCCGTGATGAGAAACGTCTCGTCGTCGGGATCATAGGCGATCCCGTTCAGCACATCAGCGCCCACGCGCTCGTCGTCGGTGAGGAGGCCGGATGCGTCGATCGTGGCGTCGACGCGTCCGCTTTGTTTGTCGATCCGGACGATTTCGTCGGTCATCCACACATTCGCGTAAACCTCGTCGCCGACGCATTCCAGCTCATTGAGCTGGTCGACCGGTGCGCCGTCGAGGGTCACGTCCACAGCGCCCAATACATCAAAGGTTTGCGGATCCCGAAACGTGAGCGCGCTGCTGCCGTTGCTCATGACGAGCCGCGCGCCGTCGGTACAGAGGCCCCACCCTTCTCCGCCGTAGCGCAGCTGGCCTACGCGCTGGAACGTGCTCGCATCGTAGACGAATGCCGTATTCTCGCGCCAGGTGAGCTGGATCAGCCGCGAGTCAGCTAGGGCGATGCCCTCCCCGAAAAATCGCGGATCGACCGGCACGCTCTGGAGGATCTGGCCCGACTCCGGGTCAACGCGACGAAGCGAGGATCGACCGTAGAGGCCGGTGCTTTCCAACAG
This genomic interval carries:
- a CDS encoding universal stress protein, with the translated sequence MAARVLVPLDGSDLAARAIPWARELATAIGADVELLEVVPVDSNSQEGLLAAGEETEALRRGRALMLDGGRVECRVIHGSPADSIVARAAASGAELIVMASHGRGGVIRAVLGSVTADVLRQSPAPVLVVRANLAAVARPPRRILVALDGTDLSESIIRRTLPLIQRLGATVVLCSVASLPPQAIPVQGAMIPVPAGEVHTPAERADYVDRVASQMRDQSLVVEARVGVGDPAGVIASTAADAGVDVIAMATHGRSGLERWALGSVTEVVIRDAGVPVLAVHPVPPDSAS
- a CDS encoding glutaminyl-peptide cyclotransferase — encoded protein: MVILANDRRSSALFPITALAAILLIAVGGLLAWTRAGGPIAPQAPRIPAGVAGSEPDGPTVAHLRVQVIAAFPHSRDAFTEGLVWQDGALLESTGLYGRSSLRRVDPESGQILQSVPVDPRFFGEGIALADSRLIQLTWRENTAFVYDASTFQRVGQLRYGGEGWGLCTDGARLVMSNGSSALTFRDPQTFDVLGAVDVTLDGAPVDQLNELECVGDEVYANVWMTDEIVRIDKQSGRVDATIDASGLLTDDERVGADVLNGIAYDPDDETFLITGKLWPKLFKVTFVSADSGG